The following nucleotide sequence is from Megalops cyprinoides isolate fMegCyp1 chromosome 6, fMegCyp1.pri, whole genome shotgun sequence.
ATGCAGGGTTTTAAACCCTCTGTCCTGTTTTGTGcaagtgtagcagagctgaagtgaatagcttgtgtgagccctgcgtaaagcctgtgggTAGCGTGTAGCAGGTAGCCCGAGCGGATGCAGTGGTTACGTCACTCCCCAtgacctggttaactagcgttgttgccaacaggctaggggcaatttgcctttagctcgactggcaacgacgctggatgtaaggggttggcagcgagcagtgagaaccccgGTTCAAAACttgctcgctcgctgaccccTGTAACATCTAATTgaacacaacgcaagataccaccgGTTacacaagttgtttttttctattcatttccTCACAACACTAACTTTCCCTTGAAACAATTATTTTATCTTCAGGATCGGACAAAAGATCTTTTTACTGCTTTTCACACGCTGGAAGCCCAAGTTTTCTACAAGGCACCCACATTCTTCACGACTTTTGTAGGTTAGCTTTGACTTTTAAGCACCTCCACTGGGTTATCCATCCAAGATCCCTGGGTTTACTTTTTTGAAACATTCTGTGCATGCAAGTTCATAAACATGGGTATGAACCAAAACTAATGGAATGAACCAAAAAACTGAATATGAACCAATCCACAGAGGTAAACCCcgaaaacacaatcaaaaaagAATTGTGGGACTCCCTAAAACAATTATGTAGAGTACATAATGTACCTCAGATTAAATGCATTCTTGTCTATCTTCATTTCAAGACACCATTCTTCTATATGTTTTGGTGCTTGGTTCAATTACCATTTTGTACCATATTACATACAGTTTCAATACAGTCACATCCTATGTCTTTCTgtcatacaaacacagaaaaatacacaaacctGATTGAGGAAAGAGAGACAAGACACTATTTGGCAGGTTCTCAAACAAGTTCTAATATCATTCTTTAAAGCTGTCAACCTGTGACATACGTGATCATGAGAGCagttacagaaatgaaaaagcttgcaccactttttgaaagctcatcaaatataaaacaataatttattatttctctcattttacaAGACATCAAATTGTGTTGCTAACTAAGAATTTGTTAAGCTGCAATATTTTGCTCAGTACATGGAGTCCTACTATGGCATGACTACTACAATGGGCTTTAATAACACAGAAAGAATTGGATATTAACAAATATATGACAAAGGCTTTCCTTTTCCTGTACATGCACAATGTTTTGACTTTTGCAGGTAACATTTGTAAAGGATGACAGCTGACCATTTGTAACATGCTATACCTTAAGGAGAACAGCTTCCTTTGCTCTGgaactttaaaacaaaaacaaactaaaaagcTGTTGggttaaaaatgataaattctgTAAAATTTACAAGTCCCTAAAAGTCCCACCAAAAAGGATTGTGCTGACCTTGAAgctaaatgttttttcatatttctattCTTTGTAATAAGCAAAACATATGCATAAACAGTAAAATACTGATAAAAGAtacttgtttccaaaaaaaaagaataaatgttgGCTGTTTACTCTTGGCAAGTATATTTTCCACAGTTGAAAAACCTGCTCaagatttcaaaagaaaaaaaaaggcatacGAATTGTTTTacgaagtttttttttttttacatattattcaaaataatgaatacaaaGGTAGAAAGGTTATTGAAAAGCttgtgaaaacatttccatatcACCTTCAAAATGCAAAGTTTCACAGTCCATCCACAAAATTCTCTCTAAAAACCGTATTTTTGCCTGCAGACTCAAGTTCCTTCAGAAAAGGCTCTTCttgtttcatatttacaaaacattgcCGCATTGAACGAGGCAGGAATCTCTACCCCAACTGGTAGTGTcctatttacagtacattacattgagGGCTCCACCTACACTGTGGTCACAGACAGGAGGGAGTTGTACACTCGCGTTCCATCGGGCGACCTGGAACCGTGGGTCAGCAGTTCCTGGATGGTCATCCAGTTGTCGAAGATTTTcttgttcctctttttcatCATCTTTTTGTGGCTCAGTTCGATGATGTTGAGCTCCTTCTTGTCCTCGGCGCTGCTCTGCTCCTTCAGGCAATCCATGCGGCTCTGCTTCATGAACTCGCGCCGCTGCCGCTGCTCCTTGGCCCGCACCACGTGCTGCTTGCGCTCCTCCTTGCTCCAGTAGCGGCCCATCTTCATCTCGCTGACAGCGTCGTCATCTGTGGTCATGCCGCTGCGCTCCTCTCGGATGCGCAGGGCGCGCTCCTTCAGCAGCTTGTCCCGGACGGGGCGCTTGGTGATGTAGCGCGTCCCGTCGCTGCGGATCTTCACCTTCCACTCCATCTTGGGCTCCAGGTCGCCGGGGGTGACGGGGTCGCGGCACATGCTCACCAGGCTCATCTGGCTCTGGGCGTACTCCACCGCCGACTTCTGCTGGATCAGCTGCATGTAGCTCTGGTAGTGCTGGGCGTGGGCGGGGATGTGGGCGTGCTTGTATGGGGAGCGCGGTTGGGCCAGCAGGGAGCTCTTCCCGGGCTTGCTAGCCTCGCCGGCTTTACGCTCTTTCCCCTCCGGCGGCGGGCATGACTCGGGCTCCTTGGAGGACGAGGAAGGCCTGCCTCTGCTGGGGCTCGCCTCCTGGACCGGGGACAGCATGGGTTTGGGAACCCTGCTGTTGGGCCCCGCGGTGCCGGCGGCGCCCCCCTCCGCCTGATTCTCGGCCCCCCGGCGGAGGGAGTTGTCGGGGGACAGCTCCAGCGTGAGCGGGGTGCTGCGGCAGCTCTCCCCGGTGTTGTAGGCGCTAGAGCTGTCCTTGTCCGACTTCTCGGGCAGCTCGGTGATGTCGGAGAGCTCGTGGCGGCGCGCATCGATGCTGGTGTTGTAGTTGCGGAAGCCGCTGTTGTGCAGCATCCAGGACTCGCGGTAAAGCTCGCGCAGCTGCTGCATCCTGTGGGCGCGTGCGATGTTCAGGCACTCCAGCTCGATGCTGCGCAGCTCCTCgttcagcagctccagctccttgTCCACGCCCTCCTGGTCGGCGCCGGCGCCGGGGCAGTACAGGCCGTGCTGGCTGGCGCTCTTCACCTGGCACTTGAGCTCCAGCAGCTCCCTGAAGCGCTCGCACTCGTCGGCCGGGATGCCCAGGAAGTCGGCGTCGGCGTAGTCAGCGGAGATGAAGGACTCGTTGCTGAAGGGCAGGTCCCCGCTCCCCAGCGTGTCCTGGCTGTAGGTCAGCTTCCTGCGGCTGCCCAGCGTGTTGGAGGAGGTGGTCTGGTCGTCTCCCAGGTTCTCCTGCTCCGAGCTCTCGTCGTTGCGGGTGCTCTCGTCTGTGCGCCCCACGCCGCTGTCCTTCTCCAGGTGATTGGAGAGAAGGGTCGCAGTGTCTGTGGTGCCGCCATCTTCTTCGTGCTTCTTCTGTAACACAGGAATGAAATAAGTCTACCTTCACAATACTCAAAAATGTATAAAGTCCAACAAGCACCTTGTAACACTTGGGTTTAAGTAATCTGGAACAGTTTACTGCAGCAATGTATGCGTTCATGAAATCAATGTATAAATTTGGTGGATACGACACTATGGCTATACAGACATCTCTttggaaagacagaaaagagaagacTGCGGATATCCTGTCTTGATCTAATCAATAAGCTACAGGGAGAACAAAGCCTGAGGATAGTTGGCGAGTTTGACGTTGTTTGACGTTGACAAGTTTGAagatttgtttttgctgttctACAAGAGAGATCTTGTGAGATTCATGATCTAGGGTAATGTCATCCAAGATAGAAATGGCTTTCCccccagtgcatgctgggcAACATCTTACTCTATAATACTGTGGCATTTCAGCTGTAGAATTCTTGTAATTCATTGGTTCTCTCTCACTCGCAACAATTTATCAGGCTCCATATATTTAACAGTAAAAATTCTGTCTTGCCGTTTTTGTTCCACAATCATTTAGTTCAAGTAGAGGCTGGAACCCCTGACAAGGACCAGGACAGAGCTCAGAGAGTGTAGTCCCCCTAATGTTACACTATCTCCCTGATATACTGGTTGGACTTCGCTGTCACTGCGTCTGGGTACATTCTGAGAGAGCAGCTCACCTGCTGCAGCATGCTGGCAGTGAACTGCATGGCCTGGTgatgctgctgctccagcatgTCCATGTGTAGGTCATCCAGGAAGTCGTTCCTGTCATCATCCATCCATCCCTCATCCAGCTGAGGCATAGAGACAGAGCACATCATCACTGTCTGCTCATCGGAGCTAAGCCAATCACAGTCGCACCTCACTGCCACTGGTGTTAGACATGGCCCttcaaaccaatcaaaagaacctggaaatatttttaaaaatcccctGAGGAGCTTTCAGTTCCCACAGCTTATGTACAAGGGGATGACTAGGCTGACCATGACTAACtcaagagagaggaggaaacagcccactttttcatttctttgacaCATGCTGTGATTCAGCTTTCTATAGTACAAGCCTAACGCTTATCATTTTGAATCTGTCTGTTGGGCTGAGAGTTAAATTCACAATGTCTGACACTTCTTGCATGATTTTGGTATAGGTGTGTGCGTGGGAGGGTGATCGAGCCTCTAGGGGTTCTGAACAGGCTTTGAGCTTTAGTCTGTCACTGCCATCCAAAAAAGAAGGTGACGGCAGGTCAGTGCTTACGGGATTAGCCTTTTGTTCAGAGGGATGCAGGTTCAAGTTCCTGGTGGACCCCTGGTATTGTACCTTtgagcagggtacttaacctgtATTTCTTTCTAACATATTCAGCTGTCTAATCAGATAATCCAGAAAATGTAAGTAATAAGGGCATCTATCATGCAAATGAACATTGTGAAAACACCTATTGGACAATTTAACTAAGCAAGCCTCAGGTCTGTACACAACTCCAGTTCAGCTTCTTCAGGTATAATGCACAGTCAGATTGTTCCTATGGTTTGCATgctatatgtatatttgtggaCACACATGTGTTTACGTAAATTGAAACCAGTTTGCAGTTTGCACATTTGAATCTTTGGTGAAGCCCTGCATTTTGTCTGTGAGAAAGGTACTTAGCCTGTAAAACATCTAAtttctaaatatataaatagcaATCTCTGTCATGATTTCTACAATTGTATAATTGTAAGACAAATGGATCTACtaagcaaacaaacaatgtAATATGATACCAAGAAActggtcatttaaaaaataagctCTTGTCCACAAGAAGGCTCTTTCACAGTGTCAGCTCTCAGGCTGAAAGTGTAGAAGTGCTAAGGACCTGATTCTCCTGTACCTGGATCTCTGGCCGGGCCACAAGCAGGCAGACATTCTTATTCTCCTCACTGGTCAGAAGGGCCACCGCCTCTTCACGGTTCTGGACCTCCACCCCATTGATCTTTAAAGTTAAAATAGAACAGTCAGTCGCTCGGTCATAGAATTCACCCAATTTATGTTGTGTACAATACAAGAAATGAACGCACTTGTATAATCCGGTCTCCCTCTCTGATTCGACCATCTTTTGCAGCAATGCTGTTTGGGTCAAtctaaacaacaacaaaaaagatatttaaGCATTTAGGAAGTATAACATAAACAGGACCGTAGGCATATAATGGCTCCAGAGGGACTATGTAACCCGCTTAATATCTATTGTTGCTGACAATAGAGATGTATGGTAATAACAGTCTGTTTAACAAAGAATTAACATAGTATAACATggcataaaaatgcattaaataaaaacatctccACTAATACCTTACAGTTTAGAAGTGGTTACATCATCAAGATCTAGGGTTAGAATCATTTGGTGCAGTTTTccacatttccatttgtttacaaaaaacatttacagagcaGCTAGAAAAAAAGTAGCACTTGATAAAGAAGCATTTGAGAAGATGTGAATACAATTCTTATCTTGGCCAGTAGTAAAAATGAAAGAGTCGGTTaacttaaaagcaaaaaaaaaccccatctgcaaccacagtaaaaatacaatgatAAATGGTGAGCTAAACAAATGTCATCTATTGTTCCTTTGCTTCCTCTCTCCAGCAACAATACATCTGGAGTTGCTTTGTTTCTTCTCATTCACAACTGTGACTCACTTCAacatcttcattttaaatatatacaccGTTTACTGCTTTTAAACCACAAAGCAGTTCAGTAATGTACCTCGCTCACATAGATTCCGGTCTCATCCTCATCGTCAGTCCTGTAACACACTGTCAGTCCCAGCTTATCCTGTATGTTTGCTCTGTATAAATCAACTTCCTGGaagaaaatagaaaacattCTTTAGAACCTAAAATTTCTTAAACAGAACAGATTGAAATTTactaacaacaaaaataatgaacaatgaataaaaatggtaaTTGTAGGTTTCTcacaatttttgaaaataaaattattgtACTATTGGAGCTACAAATAGACGACTttactgaaatgtgtaaaaaatacaaCCAAAAATTGTTCACTGTAATCACTCTTGTTGAAGAGGGACTTACACCTACAATTAGAGGAACATAATGCTGTGGTAGTCAGATAGGAGGatgtgacaaaatgaaagacGAGTAATTTATTCAAGTATCACAGAACATCTGCCAGGCAGCGGTTGAGCAGTTTTCCGCTCTTCACCTGTCAACACCTGTAATCTGTtagacacaggaaaaaaaaacatactctcctctcctttcctctgttgTGGAACAACACAGTTAATAACTAAGTAAGGCTAATTCTAGTTTTACACTACAGCAAACTTCCCCTCTCAGCAATAACAGAACAACTGCTGAAATGACTATAAtccactacagcacacagtgcttAATCACTATAGCAGAGACTTCCTCATTTCACAGAGCGGTAAATCACTAGATTTAAGGCTCTGTGGAATACTTCTTTGCATAATGTAGCTTGcaaaactgtattttattcatttcagaccATTTCTCTTCAAAAGCTTGAATGTTCCTAGAACTTTAACACATTTTAGGCATCTTTGTCTAACTGTAATGCGCTTTGACCTTAACCTTGAGTAGTGAATTTAAGTGTTATACTTTATACTCtcatgctctctccctctctctctcacacactttttctctttctctctctctttctctctctctcacagcacaaTCCACAGGAGGCCCAGGGAGAGCTTTGTCATTGTCCTGACCATGTCCTAACAATTGATCTTTGTTTCCAAGATCTCGGCAAGGTTCCTCAGTGGTCTTCAGGTCTAGAGCCGGGTCAGTGGAAGTCACTCTAATGTTCATATGCCAGGAAGGCACTGAAGTTCACCTCTCGGgtctctgctgtgtgtcacaGTTACCATTATTAATTCTGATGATGGTGCCCAAATGGTGAGCACCTAGTGACCTTAGAATCTTCATTTTCCATCAATTTTTCCATTACCGCATGGGCATTGTTAAAGTACATTACCATATCCATCACTCCTCCCATTGTCCCAGTCACCCAATTATCTTTTTTGAATGATCTGTGCGATGCCTCTGAGCATGCTCCAACCAAAGACGTATTAGTGGTtgtcacaaataaataatgatgtcACCGTCTGGCATCTGCTCAGGGTGTAGAATAAACAACCCACTCATTTCGTGTCTGGCCTACATTTTAATCTCCGTACAAGGACGAATTAGGCTGAGTTCATCAATAAGACAGATATCCCACaaatctctgtgctgtgatgacACATGTATCCAAATACTGCAAACAAAGGACTTTGGAAAGGGATGGATGGAGGGCTGTGGCAGCAGGCTGTATGCAATACGTATCTATCTTCAATGAAAGTGAGTGTTTGCGTGCATGCAGAAGTTAAATTTACCTCATattccagctcctctctctccatgtcctGTTGCATGCCCTCCAGGAAATCACTGGGGTCGAAGTATTCATGCCCAGGGGAGTGTCTATAAAAGTAATATTATctcataaaaatacacactaggaaaaaaacaggcctcAGAAAGCTATAATACACTGTTGAGACATTTTACAAGACCATCTAATAATTAATCTTTCATTGGCAATGAACATTGCTGAGATGGTCTGGCatgttgcaggtttttttgTATAATTCATTATGTggcataaaatgtattcattgctGTCATATTCTCTGTACATCCATACAAGACTAAAACTGGTGTCAAGAGACCACAATCCTCACTAAAGTTAGTACAAGTAGGAACGAGTTCGAGTCCAAGTGAACAAGCTTTTCCAACTTTAATCCTTGAGCATGTTAGTAAAATGTTCATTCAgtccattttttcttcttttggaaTTACTCTGATCTGGACTATTAGACAGGTGTAGCTCTTAAGTAGAGTGTGAGTAAATTTTTTCTACATACTGATCTCTGGACACTAACACACAATGTCCacttgtgtgtttattgttatAATGTGTTTACTCTGATAATCTATTTAAATTTAACCACAGATAGGTCTAGAACATTACCATTTAAGatgagaaataattaaaaagaaccCTCACTGTTCTACTACACTTGCAAGTTGTATGTCTGCAAGGATTAAACAACAGCATCTAATAAGGAATAAATTAAGGGATAAATAGAATAAATAGAAATGAATAGAAACTTTCAGATTAAactttgtttcaaatgaatttcgaaattctct
It contains:
- the pdzrn3b gene encoding E3 ubiquitin-protein ligase PDZRN3-B isoform X1, whose translation is MGFELDRFKGAVDPDFKCNLCNKVLEDPLTTPCGHVFCAGCVLPWVVQQSSCPVKCQRISTKELNHVLPLKNLILKLDIKCDNHARGCEKVVKLQHLAEHAEMCDYSPAKCRNKGCNEVLNLKDMDAHMRETCDYRPVGICENGCGLMLIHKEQKLDTHCCLKALKAHNSALQTKVVGLDKEFKKQSLKSSKREKSLLAQLSAVHNELQMTALKYQKKFTEYSARIDSLTKTLAPPCKGGETKSIKAVLHRESGSLGFNIVGGRPCGENEDGSSNEGIFVSKIVENGPADKEGGLQIHDRIMEVNGKDLSKATHDQAVEAFRTAKEPIVVQVLRRAPRPKAVGPPSEAQVVDISTQTDITFQHIMALTKLPAAAPPVDVLEQYLLPEEHSPGHEYFDPSDFLEGMQQDMEREELEYEEVDLYRANIQDKLGLTVCYRTDDEDETGIYVSEIDPNSIAAKDGRIREGDRIIQINGVEVQNREEAVALLTSEENKNVCLLVARPEIQVQENQLDEGWMDDDRNDFLDDLHMDMLEQQHHQAMQFTASMLQQKKHEEDGGTTDTATLLSNHLEKDSGVGRTDESTRNDESSEQENLGDDQTTSSNTLGSRRKLTYSQDTLGSGDLPFSNESFISADYADADFLGIPADECERFRELLELKCQVKSASQHGLYCPGAGADQEGVDKELELLNEELRSIELECLNIARAHRMQQLRELYRESWMLHNSGFRNYNTSIDARRHELSDITELPEKSDKDSSSAYNTGESCRSTPLTLELSPDNSLRRGAENQAEGGAAGTAGPNSRVPKPMLSPVQEASPSRGRPSSSSKEPESCPPPEGKERKAGEASKPGKSSLLAQPRSPYKHAHIPAHAQHYQSYMQLIQQKSAVEYAQSQMSLVSMCRDPVTPGDLEPKMEWKVKIRSDGTRYITKRPVRDKLLKERALRIREERSGMTTDDDAVSEMKMGRYWSKEERKQHVVRAKEQRQRREFMKQSRMDCLKEQSSAEDKKELNIIELSHKKMMKKRNKKIFDNWMTIQELLTHGSRSPDGTRVYNSLLSVTTV
- the pdzrn3b gene encoding E3 ubiquitin-protein ligase PDZRN3-B isoform X2 produces the protein MGFELDRFKGAVDPDFKCNLCNKVLEDPLTTPCGHVFCAGCVLPWVVQQSSCPVKCQRISTKELNHVLPLKNLILKLDIKCDNHARGCEKVVKLQHLAEHAEMCDYSPAKCRNKGCNEVLNLKDMDAHMRETCDYRPVGICENGCGLMLIHKEQKLDTHCCLKALKAHNSALQTKVVGLDKEFKKQSLKSSKREKSLLAQLSAVHNELQMTALKYQKKFTEYSARIDSLTKTLAPPCKGGETKSIKAVLHRESGSLGFNIVGGRPCGENEDGSSNEGIFVSKIVENGPADKEGGLQIHDRIMEVNGKDLSKATHDQAVEAFRTAKEPIVVQVLRRAPRPKAVGPPSEAQVVDISTQTDITFQHIMALTKLPAAAPPVDVLEQYLLPEEHSPGHEYFDPSDFLEGMQQDMEREELEYEEVDLYRANIQDKLGLTVCYRTDDEDETGIYVSEIDPNSIAAKDGRIREGDRIIQINGVEVQNREEAVALLTSEENKNVCLLVARPEIQLDEGWMDDDRNDFLDDLHMDMLEQQHHQAMQFTASMLQQKKHEEDGGTTDTATLLSNHLEKDSGVGRTDESTRNDESSEQENLGDDQTTSSNTLGSRRKLTYSQDTLGSGDLPFSNESFISADYADADFLGIPADECERFRELLELKCQVKSASQHGLYCPGAGADQEGVDKELELLNEELRSIELECLNIARAHRMQQLRELYRESWMLHNSGFRNYNTSIDARRHELSDITELPEKSDKDSSSAYNTGESCRSTPLTLELSPDNSLRRGAENQAEGGAAGTAGPNSRVPKPMLSPVQEASPSRGRPSSSSKEPESCPPPEGKERKAGEASKPGKSSLLAQPRSPYKHAHIPAHAQHYQSYMQLIQQKSAVEYAQSQMSLVSMCRDPVTPGDLEPKMEWKVKIRSDGTRYITKRPVRDKLLKERALRIREERSGMTTDDDAVSEMKMGRYWSKEERKQHVVRAKEQRQRREFMKQSRMDCLKEQSSAEDKKELNIIELSHKKMMKKRNKKIFDNWMTIQELLTHGSRSPDGTRVYNSLLSVTTV
- the pdzrn3b gene encoding E3 ubiquitin-protein ligase PDZRN3-B isoform X4, translated to MGCRLCTLQKPEEQYKLLYEVCQVNGKDLSKATHDQAVEAFRTAKEPIVVQVLRRAPRPKAVGPPSEAQVVDISTQTDITFQHIMALTKLPAAAPPVDVLEQYLLPEEHSPGHEYFDPSDFLEGMQQDMEREELEYEEVDLYRANIQDKLGLTVCYRTDDEDETGIYVSEIDPNSIAAKDGRIREGDRIIQINGVEVQNREEAVALLTSEENKNVCLLVARPEIQLDEGWMDDDRNDFLDDLHMDMLEQQHHQAMQFTASMLQQKKHEEDGGTTDTATLLSNHLEKDSGVGRTDESTRNDESSEQENLGDDQTTSSNTLGSRRKLTYSQDTLGSGDLPFSNESFISADYADADFLGIPADECERFRELLELKCQVKSASQHGLYCPGAGADQEGVDKELELLNEELRSIELECLNIARAHRMQQLRELYRESWMLHNSGFRNYNTSIDARRHELSDITELPEKSDKDSSSAYNTGESCRSTPLTLELSPDNSLRRGAENQAEGGAAGTAGPNSRVPKPMLSPVQEASPSRGRPSSSSKEPESCPPPEGKERKAGEASKPGKSSLLAQPRSPYKHAHIPAHAQHYQSYMQLIQQKSAVEYAQSQMSLVSMCRDPVTPGDLEPKMEWKVKIRSDGTRYITKRPVRDKLLKERALRIREERSGMTTDDDAVSEMKMGRYWSKEERKQHVVRAKEQRQRREFMKQSRMDCLKEQSSAEDKKELNIIELSHKKMMKKRNKKIFDNWMTIQELLTHGSRSPDGTRVYNSLLSVTTV
- the pdzrn3b gene encoding E3 ubiquitin-protein ligase PDZRN3-B isoform X3, which translates into the protein MGCRLCTLQKPEEQYKLLYEVCQVNGKDLSKATHDQAVEAFRTAKEPIVVQVLRRAPRPKAVGPPSEAQVVDISTQTDITFQHIMALTKLPAAAPPVDVLEQYLLPEEHSPGHEYFDPSDFLEGMQQDMEREELEYEEVDLYRANIQDKLGLTVCYRTDDEDETGIYVSEIDPNSIAAKDGRIREGDRIIQINGVEVQNREEAVALLTSEENKNVCLLVARPEIQVQENQLDEGWMDDDRNDFLDDLHMDMLEQQHHQAMQFTASMLQQKKHEEDGGTTDTATLLSNHLEKDSGVGRTDESTRNDESSEQENLGDDQTTSSNTLGSRRKLTYSQDTLGSGDLPFSNESFISADYADADFLGIPADECERFRELLELKCQVKSASQHGLYCPGAGADQEGVDKELELLNEELRSIELECLNIARAHRMQQLRELYRESWMLHNSGFRNYNTSIDARRHELSDITELPEKSDKDSSSAYNTGESCRSTPLTLELSPDNSLRRGAENQAEGGAAGTAGPNSRVPKPMLSPVQEASPSRGRPSSSSKEPESCPPPEGKERKAGEASKPGKSSLLAQPRSPYKHAHIPAHAQHYQSYMQLIQQKSAVEYAQSQMSLVSMCRDPVTPGDLEPKMEWKVKIRSDGTRYITKRPVRDKLLKERALRIREERSGMTTDDDAVSEMKMGRYWSKEERKQHVVRAKEQRQRREFMKQSRMDCLKEQSSAEDKKELNIIELSHKKMMKKRNKKIFDNWMTIQELLTHGSRSPDGTRVYNSLLSVTTV